The proteins below come from a single Thalassotalea ponticola genomic window:
- a CDS encoding TDP-N-acetylfucosamine:lipid II N-acetylfucosaminyltransferase, translating into MKSAKSLKILHLAPDEKFIDMGLRAFKKVAPHSNQLLVISDTPVLKYIESEVDKIFSESELDSEKFSNYIYQFDVVVLHSLCRVNIPFPKHVKTLWIGFGMDYYDLISDNFDDLLLPKTRQLNSLSQSKIFKLKRALKKIPAVEKVHRKLHGQKTKSEYLQRIDYFAPVLESEYEMVASKDAKFKPKFADWNYGTLEDDLVKDLPDLMSDAQYILLGNSATITNNHVDAFELLEQLDLKDRKIICPLSYGDEDYRNKVLNRGKDIFGANFLPITKFMSVDNYLSTLSSCSVVIMNHLRQQALGNIITMLYRGATVFLNKQNPVYDFFKEQGAVLYAIDELEADNSLINYRLTPKEVELNKSILLQHWSRQAINNKTEQLINKLMSN; encoded by the coding sequence ATGAAGAGCGCTAAGTCATTGAAGATACTTCACCTAGCACCAGATGAAAAGTTTATAGATATGGGGCTTAGGGCTTTTAAAAAAGTAGCACCTCATTCTAATCAATTGCTGGTCATATCAGATACACCAGTACTCAAATATATCGAAAGTGAAGTGGATAAGATTTTTTCGGAGTCAGAGCTTGATAGTGAAAAATTTTCAAATTATATCTACCAGTTCGATGTAGTTGTTTTGCACTCGTTATGTCGGGTTAATATTCCTTTCCCAAAACATGTCAAGACATTATGGATCGGCTTTGGAATGGATTACTATGACTTAATATCGGATAACTTTGACGACTTGTTACTACCTAAGACTAGACAATTGAACTCTCTCAGTCAGAGTAAAATATTCAAGTTAAAAAGAGCACTAAAAAAAATCCCTGCAGTAGAAAAAGTGCATAGAAAGCTTCATGGTCAAAAGACTAAAAGTGAATACTTGCAACGAATCGATTATTTTGCGCCTGTATTAGAAAGCGAATACGAAATGGTAGCCTCAAAAGACGCTAAGTTTAAGCCAAAATTTGCGGATTGGAATTATGGTACTCTAGAAGATGATTTGGTAAAAGACCTACCTGACCTTATGAGCGATGCTCAATATATACTACTTGGTAACAGCGCGACTATAACAAACAATCATGTCGATGCTTTCGAACTATTGGAACAACTAGACTTGAAAGACAGGAAGATCATATGTCCTCTAAGCTATGGCGATGAGGACTATCGAAATAAAGTGCTTAATCGTGGTAAAGATATCTTTGGAGCGAACTTTCTACCTATCACTAAATTTATGAGTGTTGATAATTATTTGTCGACACTATCTTCTTGCTCTGTTGTTATCATGAATCACTTGCGGCAACAAGCCTTGGGTAACATTATAACTATGTTATATCGTGGGGCAACGGTGTTTCTCAATAAGCAAAACCCTGTTTATGATTTTTTTAAAGAGCAAGGTGCAGTTTTATATGCAATAGATGAGTTAGAAGCGGATAACTCACTTATTAATTATCGGTTAACACCTAAAGAAGTTGAGCTAAATAAATCGATTTTGTTACAGCATTGGTCTCGCCAAGCCATTAATAATAAGACAGAACAATTGATCAACAAATTAATGTCGAATTAA
- a CDS encoding glycosyltransferase, with amino-acid sequence MSNKRKPPSCSVIITTYNSHECISAAIDSILKQHSVNVEIVVVDDCSQDIHKLESVLKSYSNYPIRLIQNLQKGNANVSRNIGIGHAKYDYVAFLDADDVHEPKHLIESISALNHKNASLCFSKVQFSKGEIIQPYPQPAFDGDIAKFIFNNGVAVTSSIVAKRSALLQCMFDETLEKHQDWDFLLRFERQFPVCQSDYIGLTYTLSTGVNMSSKANPAATILFLNNTLPKQYHKSMIHSQLSMIIDKKDSLSLNTLKNEILNNYNFDKKILGRSAFLYIALFSRGFHKVLFPIYRTFVLIRKSYNKLL; translated from the coding sequence TTGAGTAATAAACGAAAGCCACCATCTTGTTCGGTCATAATCACGACTTACAATAGTCATGAGTGTATCAGTGCAGCTATAGATTCAATTCTCAAACAACACTCTGTTAATGTTGAGATAGTAGTTGTTGACGATTGTTCTCAAGACATACATAAGTTAGAAAGTGTGTTAAAGAGCTATTCTAATTATCCAATTCGCCTCATTCAGAATTTGCAAAAAGGTAATGCTAATGTTTCAAGGAATATTGGCATAGGGCATGCTAAATACGATTATGTAGCTTTTTTAGATGCAGACGATGTTCATGAACCCAAACATTTAATAGAGAGCATAAGTGCACTTAACCATAAGAATGCTTCTCTATGTTTCTCTAAAGTGCAATTTTCTAAAGGTGAAATAATTCAACCTTATCCGCAGCCCGCTTTTGATGGAGACATCGCTAAGTTTATTTTCAATAATGGTGTAGCGGTTACGTCTTCGATAGTTGCAAAGAGATCTGCGTTGCTTCAATGCATGTTTGATGAAACATTAGAGAAACATCAAGATTGGGACTTTTTGCTACGGTTTGAGAGACAGTTTCCTGTTTGTCAATCTGACTATATAGGTCTAACTTATACGCTTTCAACAGGCGTTAATATGAGTAGTAAGGCGAATCCCGCAGCGACTATTCTCTTTTTGAATAACACGCTTCCCAAACAGTATCACAAGTCTATGATACACAGTCAGCTTTCGATGATTATCGATAAGAAAGATTCTTTATCACTAAACACGCTGAAAAATGAAATACTCAACAATTACAATTTTGATAAAAAAATATTAGGTCGAAGTGCATTTTTATACATAGCCCTTTTTTCTAGAGGGTTCCACAAGGTACTATTTCCTATATATCGCACCTTTGTTTTAATCAGAAAATCTTATAATAAACTTTTATGA
- a CDS encoding glycosyltransferase, with product MKKKILITNYDMEIGGVERSLISMLNNFDHDNYDVDLHLHSHSGPLLDLLSDKVNLLKELETCKTFRMSIVNVFRRGYPILAIKRLFAKVSSLRYRVLSRSKDSGYYQAQKIWEKSITNIDSLNAEYDVAISYLWPHHFTAFNVDARVKIAWIHTDYSTIDVDVEKDLAIWKKFDYIISISDACSIAFIETYPELKDKLVMVENITSPNFIRDMAQKGETPELKPDYFNIVSTGRLCEQKAFDKAVEALRLIRNMGYDKIRWYIIGEGGERENIETLINEYKLNNDFILLGSKINPYPYMNNADLYVQPSRYEGKAVTIAEAKILAKPILITNYPTSSSQLTHGIDGEICEQNVESIAQSVIQFYQNKNIGLKYSNYCQKQNYSNSEELDKLYSIFQ from the coding sequence GTGAAGAAAAAAATACTAATTACAAACTACGATATGGAGATCGGTGGCGTTGAGCGTAGCTTAATCTCTATGTTGAATAATTTCGATCATGATAATTATGATGTTGATCTTCATCTCCATTCACATTCAGGGCCTTTACTTGACTTGTTATCTGATAAAGTCAATTTGTTAAAAGAGCTTGAGACCTGTAAGACTTTTAGAATGTCTATAGTAAATGTATTTAGACGAGGCTACCCAATTCTTGCAATAAAGAGATTGTTTGCAAAAGTTTCTTCTTTACGGTATCGAGTATTGAGTCGATCTAAAGACTCAGGATACTATCAGGCTCAGAAAATTTGGGAAAAAAGTATTACAAACATAGATTCATTAAACGCTGAATACGATGTTGCAATTAGTTACCTATGGCCACACCATTTTACCGCATTCAACGTAGATGCGAGAGTTAAGATTGCTTGGATTCATACAGATTACTCAACCATTGACGTTGACGTAGAAAAGGACTTAGCAATATGGAAAAAATTCGATTATATCATTAGTATTTCTGATGCTTGCTCCATAGCTTTTATTGAAACTTATCCTGAATTAAAAGATAAATTAGTAATGGTTGAAAATATTACCAGTCCTAACTTTATTAGGGATATGGCGCAAAAAGGTGAAACACCAGAGCTGAAACCTGACTATTTTAATATCGTTAGCACTGGTCGGTTGTGTGAGCAAAAGGCATTTGATAAAGCCGTTGAAGCATTGCGTCTTATACGTAACATGGGATACGATAAAATACGGTGGTATATCATTGGAGAGGGCGGTGAAAGGGAGAATATTGAAACTTTAATTAATGAGTACAAGTTGAATAATGATTTCATATTATTAGGAAGTAAAATAAATCCATATCCTTATATGAATAATGCCGACCTTTACGTGCAACCATCCCGATACGAAGGGAAAGCCGTAACTATAGCCGAGGCAAAAATACTCGCTAAACCCATTCTTATAACAAATTATCCTACATCATCTAGCCAGCTAACTCACGGCATAGATGGTGAAATATGTGAACAAAATGTTGAATCTATCGCTCAAAGTGTTATTCAGTTTTATCAGAATAAAAATATTGGACTTAAGTATTCGAACTATTGCCAAAAACAGAATTACTCTAATAGTGAAGAGTTAGATAAGCTTTATAGTATTTTTCAATAG
- a CDS encoding glycosyltransferase family 32 protein translates to MHSIPKIIHYCWFGNNPKPASVLKFIENWKSVLPEYEIKEWNETNFDVNICKYTAQAYAAKKYAFVSDYARLYALYCHGGIYLDTDVEICKDFSDLTQQADVTLGLEEFNFVATSTMAAKPKSIFIKEFMESYHSREFKLFASTLDMTTNVEVLTNKLIAIGLLKENKQQELRFNNETILILEQEYFSPYDYVNFIDNRTGKTATVHHFGNSWVGGKSKFIHAIKLSIVKIFGGKMVKFIREVVAK, encoded by the coding sequence GTGCACTCAATACCTAAAATCATTCATTATTGCTGGTTTGGTAATAACCCCAAACCAGCCTCTGTTTTAAAGTTCATCGAAAACTGGAAATCCGTACTTCCTGAGTACGAAATTAAAGAATGGAACGAGACAAATTTTGATGTAAATATTTGTAAATACACGGCGCAAGCTTATGCCGCTAAAAAATACGCTTTTGTTAGTGATTACGCTCGCTTGTATGCTTTATATTGTCACGGTGGAATATACTTAGATACGGACGTAGAGATTTGTAAAGACTTTTCAGATTTAACCCAACAAGCAGATGTCACTTTGGGGCTAGAAGAGTTTAATTTTGTCGCAACAAGCACAATGGCTGCAAAACCCAAATCTATCTTCATTAAAGAATTTATGGAGAGTTATCATAGCAGAGAGTTCAAACTTTTTGCTAGTACATTAGATATGACCACAAACGTTGAAGTACTAACCAACAAGCTAATAGCTATAGGGCTTCTAAAAGAAAACAAGCAACAAGAGCTTAGATTTAATAATGAAACGATCTTAATTTTGGAGCAGGAGTATTTTTCACCTTACGATTATGTGAATTTTATTGATAATCGGACTGGTAAAACAGCTACGGTGCATCACTTTGGAAATAGCTGGGTAGGGGGCAAATCCAAATTTATTCATGCTATCAAATTGAGCATCGTCAAAATATTTGGTGGAAAAATGGTTAAGTTTATTAGAGAAGTTGTAGCCAAGTGA
- a CDS encoding glycosyltransferase family A protein, translating to MAIPFYNPGPFFIHAINSVLHQTYENLEILLVNDGSTDGSLELALGISDSRVSVISDGINLGLNYRLNQIIDLASGKYLARMDADDLMALNRVERQVNFLKKNPHLDLVTTGLCSIDRSCKVLGLRGPETEGEDKELNLESLLFGYKSPIHASLLAKTSWAKRNKYNETYSRIEDYNLWLTAQKNNDLNIGFLPDYLYFYEESNSIRPELLRLSYINQVRLLLEQFYDDFSFYIKFRFIFKCLIKSLVVSVPFVDTILLRKRNMVEKSAVKALEQEINAILKLAK from the coding sequence GTGGCAATTCCATTTTACAATCCAGGGCCTTTTTTTATTCATGCAATAAACTCAGTATTGCATCAAACTTATGAAAATTTAGAAATCTTATTGGTTAATGATGGTTCCACCGATGGCTCACTAGAGTTAGCGTTGGGGATATCTGATAGCCGAGTTTCGGTAATAAGCGATGGTATCAATCTAGGCTTGAATTATCGATTAAACCAGATTATTGATTTGGCGTCAGGGAAGTATTTAGCGAGGATGGACGCTGATGATTTAATGGCGCTAAATAGAGTCGAGCGTCAAGTAAACTTTTTAAAAAAAAATCCTCATCTTGATCTTGTCACCACTGGGTTATGTTCAATAGATAGGTCTTGTAAGGTGTTAGGACTAAGAGGTCCAGAAACGGAAGGGGAAGATAAGGAACTTAATCTTGAAAGTTTGCTGTTTGGATACAAATCTCCGATTCATGCATCACTATTAGCAAAAACTTCTTGGGCTAAAAGAAATAAATACAATGAAACATACAGTCGCATTGAAGATTATAATTTATGGCTAACCGCACAAAAGAATAATGACTTAAATATAGGCTTCCTACCAGATTATTTATATTTCTATGAAGAAAGTAATAGCATAAGGCCTGAGCTTTTGCGTTTATCATATATAAATCAAGTTCGACTTTTGCTTGAGCAGTTTTATGATGATTTTTCATTTTACATAAAATTTAGATTTATTTTTAAGTGCTTGATCAAGTCCCTTGTTGTGAGCGTGCCCTTTGTCGATACAATATTACTTCGCAAAAGAAACATGGTTGAAAAATCAGCGGTAAAAGCCTTAGAGCAAGAAATAAATGCAATATTGAAATTAGCAAAGTAA
- a CDS encoding EpsG family protein has protein sequence MSLKSVRIVGACFVLFFMIYIGFRPLSGRYFVDMITYAHLFETVENGGDIASIEPAFFAYMKFLSSFTSLDGFFFITCFIYTFCVFLACRRFFDKSWAVPFFFIVLSAFFFSYATNGMRNGLATSIFLLGLSQKRWGKWGLILLSITIHSSLALPATATLFFKFYKRVPSYLFGWLFCLLVSAAIPSIGPWLSSLGVFNDKFNDYALASSYSEASGKIGFRVDFLAFSILPILLAYYFIFKRRFYDPLYNEIVCIYLTANAFWLLVIRVPFSNRFAYLSWFLYGLVISYPLVKRVFIKRQNQVVALLLITLFLFHFTFLY, from the coding sequence ATGTCTTTAAAAAGTGTAAGGATTGTAGGTGCCTGCTTTGTACTGTTTTTTATGATTTATATCGGTTTTCGTCCACTTAGTGGTCGATATTTTGTTGATATGATAACTTATGCTCATTTATTCGAAACAGTAGAAAATGGCGGTGATATCGCATCTATTGAACCCGCTTTTTTTGCATATATGAAGTTTTTATCTTCGTTTACATCGCTAGATGGTTTTTTCTTCATTACGTGCTTTATTTATACTTTTTGTGTATTCCTTGCGTGTAGAAGATTTTTCGATAAAAGTTGGGCCGTTCCTTTTTTCTTTATTGTATTAAGTGCATTTTTTTTCAGTTATGCCACTAATGGAATGCGTAATGGATTAGCTACATCTATCTTTTTGTTAGGCCTATCCCAGAAAAGGTGGGGTAAGTGGGGACTAATTTTACTGTCTATTACTATTCACTCCTCTTTAGCACTACCAGCCACAGCTACATTGTTTTTTAAGTTTTATAAAAGAGTGCCTAGCTATTTGTTTGGTTGGCTATTTTGTTTGCTTGTTTCTGCTGCCATCCCCTCTATAGGACCATGGTTGTCATCCTTGGGGGTATTCAACGATAAGTTTAACGACTACGCATTGGCTAGCTCGTACTCTGAAGCCTCTGGCAAAATTGGTTTCAGAGTGGACTTTCTTGCTTTTTCAATTTTGCCCATATTGTTGGCGTATTATTTTATATTTAAACGTAGATTTTATGATCCTCTTTATAATGAAATAGTTTGTATATATTTAACTGCTAATGCATTTTGGTTATTGGTTATTAGAGTTCCTTTTTCAAATCGATTCGCATACCTTTCTTGGTTTTTATATGGTCTTGTGATTTCATACCCTCTAGTAAAGAGAGTATTTATCAAGCGACAGAACCAAGTTGTGGCTTTATTATTAATAACTTTATTTTTATTTCATTTCACTTTTCTGTATTAA